The genomic stretch TATGTCTCTGGTCATGGATATTTCAGATGAAATTGTTGTCTTGAACTTTGGTCAGAAAATCGCCGAGGGGACGCCCGTGGATATTCAGAAAAATGAAGAGGTCATCCGGATCTACCTGGGAGGGGATGATGCTTAAGATACGAAATCTGGAAGCCGGTTATGATAAACTGAAGGTCCTTAAAGGCATCAGTCTTCATGTGAATCCCGGTGAGATCGTGACCATCATCGGTGCGAACGGTGCAGGTAAAACTACGCTGCTCAACACGATCGCCTCCCTGGTTAAGCCCTCGGCGGGAGTCATCCTGCTGAAAGGCAATGATGTAAGCGGGGCTCCAAGCGATCGTATTGTGAAAACCGGCTGTTCCCTGTGTCCCGAAGGGCGGCAGCTGTTTCCGACAATGACTGTCAAAGAAAATCTGGTACTGGGAGCCTATACTTTTTATAATAGAAGGGAAGGCCGGCAGGCTGCGGAGAATCTGAATGAGATCTACTCCCTCTTCCCTGTGCTCGAGGAAAGGAAGAATCAGCTGGCCGGGACTCTCTCCGGTGGAGAACAGCAGATGGTGGCCATTGGCCGGGCTCTGATGTCCCGGCCGGATCTGCTCATGATGGATGAACCCTCCATGGGGCTGGCTCCCCTTATCGTGAAGAGTATTTTCAAGGTTGTGGAGGAACTCCGCAGTAAGGGAAAAACAATCCTGATTGTGGAGCAGAATGCCAAGGCTGTTCTGGAAATTGCCGACAGGGGTTATGTCATGGAAACGGGAACCCTCGTGATGGAAGGAACTGCCGCTAATCTGTTGGATAACAACGATGTCAAACGGGCCTATCTGGGCCGGGACTATAAAGAGTTTACCGATTCATAAGGGTCAAAGGAGGTCTAATTGATCTATTCCAGGGAAAATGAAACTATGCTGCGCGAAGATCTGGAGCAGCTTCAGGTAGAACGGCTGCAGATGACGCTCCGTCAGGTCTATAAAAATGTAGCTTTTTTCAAGAATCTCTATGATGAAAAAGGGATTGATATATCCAAAATCAAGTCCCTTGATGATTTGAGTTCTCTGCCTCTGACCTCCAAGGAAGACCTCCGTCAGAGTTATCCCTATGAGGCCTTTGCCGTGCCTCTGCGGGATATTGTCCGTATCCATTCTACTTCTGGAACCACGGGATCTCCCATCGTTGTGGGCTATACAAAACACGATCTGAAAATATGGTCGCACCTGGTGGCCCGTGTGCTCAGTGCCGCCGGCATCACCAGCCATGATCTGGTCCAGATTGCCTTTGATTACTCCCAATCCACCGGAGGACTCGGCTTTCATTACGGTGCCGAAGAGATCGGTGCGTCAGTTATCCCCGCCTCGGGAGAAGAGATCCTGAAACAGATTCATATCATGAAGGACTATCGAAGCTCCGCCCTTGTGTCCACTCCCGGTTATGCCCTGCACACCATTGCAGCCCTGGAAGAGGCCGGAATGAATCCCCAGGAACTGAA from Oceanispirochaeta sp. encodes the following:
- a CDS encoding ABC transporter ATP-binding protein, encoding MLKIRNLEAGYDKLKVLKGISLHVNPGEIVTIIGANGAGKTTLLNTIASLVKPSAGVILLKGNDVSGAPSDRIVKTGCSLCPEGRQLFPTMTVKENLVLGAYTFYNRREGRQAAENLNEIYSLFPVLEERKNQLAGTLSGGEQQMVAIGRALMSRPDLLMMDEPSMGLAPLIVKSIFKVVEELRSKGKTILIVEQNAKAVLEIADRGYVMETGTLVMEGTAANLLDNNDVKRAYLGRDYKEFTDS